Proteins encoded by one window of Clostridia bacterium:
- a CDS encoding plasmid recombination protein, with the protein MNYRKKNYSVARVKAYTTDGVGKIERHNERKNKNYGNLNVVPERSPMNVHFKDPGGMTYNETLKKMLEEGTASRRGQKENAKVFDEMVVDINTQYFEEHGGYDYAVRFYEEAYRFAVSEYGEANIISAVMHADELNKAMTAKYGYPVYHYHMHIVAIPVVEKKVLWTKRCKDPKLVGTVKETIRQISHSKKWKSAPKLDERGEPVKNPDGTPVLVTSYSLLQDRFFEHMSGAGFEDFVRGERGSTTEHLSSLDYQIKKDTERLNEIKAKIEKEQVVYDTIHPENKTFMEIDDMGKKGITGKYTVAKEDYDALTSLAKEGISSRGRIRDLKEENNRLRNRVWSLESQIERLQDYIQRLEDFCRPYLEAMKRFPEKVKEFFTNLLKPKEKAKEQEPEIQIKPKRKKKEEISR; encoded by the coding sequence CCGGAGCGGTCGCCGATGAACGTCCACTTCAAAGATCCCGGAGGGATGACCTACAACGAAACGCTGAAAAAGATGCTCGAAGAAGGCACGGCATCCCGGCGCGGTCAGAAAGAAAACGCAAAGGTGTTTGACGAAATGGTAGTGGATATCAACACGCAGTATTTCGAAGAACACGGCGGCTACGATTACGCCGTCCGCTTCTATGAGGAGGCGTACCGCTTCGCCGTAAGCGAATACGGCGAAGCGAATATCATCTCCGCCGTTATGCACGCCGACGAGCTGAATAAGGCGATGACCGCAAAATACGGTTATCCGGTGTATCACTATCATATGCACATCGTGGCGATACCCGTCGTTGAGAAAAAGGTACTCTGGACGAAACGGTGCAAAGATCCGAAGCTCGTCGGAACGGTCAAAGAGACGATCCGGCAGATCAGCCATTCAAAGAAATGGAAATCCGCGCCGAAGCTCGACGAGCGCGGAGAACCCGTGAAGAATCCCGATGGCACTCCGGTGCTGGTCACGTCGTACAGTCTTTTGCAGGACAGATTCTTTGAGCACATGAGCGGAGCCGGATTTGAAGATTTTGTCAGAGGCGAGCGCGGCAGCACGACGGAGCATCTTTCCTCGCTCGACTATCAGATCAAAAAGGACACAGAACGACTGAATGAGATCAAAGCGAAGATCGAAAAAGAGCAGGTCGTATATGATACCATTCATCCGGAGAACAAGACCTTTATGGAGATCGACGATATGGGCAAGAAAGGCATCACCGGCAAGTACACCGTTGCGAAAGAGGATTACGACGCGCTGACGTCGCTTGCCAAAGAGGGCATTTCAAGCCGAGGCAGGATCCGCGATCTGAAGGAGGAAAACAATCGTCTTCGCAACCGCGTATGGAGTCTCGAAAGCCAAATAGAGCGTTTGCAGGACTATATTCAGCGCCTTGAAGACTTTTGCCGTCCGTATCTGGAAGCGATGAAACGATTCCCGGAGAAGGTCAAAGAATTCTTTACGAACCTGCTGAAGCCAAAGGAAAAGGCGAAGGAGCAGGAGCCCGAAATCCAAATCAAACCGAAAAGAAAGAAAAAGGAGGAAATCAGCCGATGA